The sequence GTGAACTACGGTACGCAGGAGCGCACGCCGAAGGACAGCGCGAAGCTGTACTCGCAGGTGATCGCGACGAACGGCGGCAGCCTGGCCGACCCGCTGCCTTACTGACGCGGCCTGCTGCTAACGAGGCAACGCCAGCGTGGCGGGAACGTGCGTGATGCGCGTTTCCTTGCCGCCCCATTCGAAGATGAAGCCCCCCGGAGGCGGTGTGCCTTGCGTGATCGCAAGGTGCACCGTCTTCGCATCCGCGCGCAGCGTGTAGGCGAGCGGACCGCTTGTCGTGCGCAGGCCGTCGATGGCGACGCCCTCGCCTTCTAGCCAACGCTCGGGAATGCCCGCGGCCAGCACGATGGCATCGCCGCGCTCGTAGGCGAACAGGTCGAGCGCGGAGCGCACGTAATCCGACGCGACCCAGGCATGCGGCAGGTCGCCGACGAAGAAGGGCTTGCGCGGCGTGTGCGAGACCACTTCCGCCCATTGGTTCCAGCCGCGCGGTTGCTGGTCGGCGAAGAAGAAATCGAGCGCCGAATGCGCGCGGTCGCGCCAGCCCAGGCGCACTAACGTCCCGATGGTGCGCAGTTCGTACGGCGTGTAGTCCTTCCACGCGCGCTGGCCCCTGGCGCGTTGGTCGAACTCGCGCCAGTAGCGTTCGAAGGTCGCGAGCAGCGCGTCCTTCGGGAGGTGTTGCTGTTCGCCACCGGGGGCGAGTGCGATGGTCGTTGACGTGGCGTCGAAGTCACCGAGTTCCGCGGAGCCCGGGAGGAAGTCGATCTTCTTCTGTTCCATCGCGGTGCGCAGCGAGGCGTAGAGGTCGTCGCGGAACTGGTCGCGCGAGGCGGCGAAGCGTTTCGCATCGTCGTCGTGACCCAGCCACTGCGCGATTTCGACGGCGTCCTTGTAGCCGCGCAAGGCCCAGAAATCGTCCCAGTACGAGTGCATGGGTTTCGCGGAGTAGCCCTCGTGGCTGATCGACGCGGGCATGAGGCCGTAGAACGCGGGGTTCTTTGCGCGATTCTCTTCGGTACGTTCGCTTGCGCGCAATGCGTCCATGTACTTCACGGCGCCTTGCACGTGCGGCCACATCGCTTCGAGCAACGCGCGATCACGCGTGTAGCGATAGACCTCCGCCACCAGGTAGATCAACTCGCCCTGGCTGTCGTTTTCCGGCACCGGATCCGCGCCGCGGTCGTCCACGCAGCACGGCACCTTGCCGCTGTCGAACTGGTAGGGCGCGTACCAGCGCAGGAAATCCTTCGCGATGTCCTCGCGGCCCAGGCGCAACAGGCCCTCGCCGATCATCGCGCCGTCGCGGATCCATGCACGCGAATACGAACGCGTGCCAGGCTGCAGGCGCGGGCCGACGCGGCTGATCGCCATGTTGGCGAGTGCGGTGCGCAGGGTGTCGACGAGGTGTTGGCCGTCCTTCGGTACGGTGATGCGCACGCGATCGAGTTTGTCGTGCCACTGCGCGGCGACTTGTGCCTGCAGGCGTTCGGCTTCTTCGTTGGAGATCGGCGTCGGCACGCCCCCGCCCAGCGGCGCACTCAGCGACAACTCGAATGACGCGCCCGGTGCGAGATCGGCGACGACGAAGGTGAGATCCGCCATCGCCATGCCGCTCGCATCCTCGACCTCGCGCGCATGGCTCGGGTGTCGACCCGCCCAATGGCGGGAGACGAACGGATACACCGTCGTGAGGCGCTCGTGCGGCGCCTGCGACAGCGCCACGCTCGGCTCGCCGTTGACGTGCAGCAGTTGCGGTTCAAGGAGCAGCGAATGGATCGGGCTGAAGCCACCGGCGGTGTTGAGGAACTGGCTCGGCGGATTCACCTGCCAGGGACGCACCTCCAGCACCAGGAAGGTGCTGCCCGCCTTGGCGCCGATATTCGTCAGGCGATAACGCACGATCATCCGCGCCTGCTCGTGCGTGCCCTCGGCGAAGGCCGTGACATCGAGCTTGAAGCCCTCTTTCGAGAGGTGCACCGACGGGATGGGCAGATAGCCATCCTGCAGCGATTGCGTGGCCGACATGTCGGCCCAGTTGCTGCCGCCTACGCGCGGCGCGATGCTGAAGCCGCCGCGTGCGAATTCGACCGCGCCGTCTTCGCCCAACAGGCCTTGTTCGCGTCCGCCATCGATGCCCACGATGGTCCAGTACGGCTGTTCGCCGACGAAGCCGCGCGGGAAGTCGCCGCGTGGTGCGCGTGCGGCGATGGCTTTCAGCAGATCGTTGGGCGTGGCGGAGAACGCGAGCGGTTGCACCTCGACCGCTTCGAGCGTCATCGTCGGTGCGAGGTTCGACGCCCCGGTGGCATCCACGCGCAAGTAACGCGCTTCTTCTTCGGGCAGCGCGATGAAGTCTTCGCCGCCGTCGCCCATGTGGACGTCGTACACGCGACGCCATGTCTTGCCGTCGTCAGACAAGGAGACCGCGTACTCCGAAGCGCCCTCGCCTTCCTTCCACCGCAGGATCGCGCCACCAAGTTCGCGCGGCTTGCCGAGGTCGTAGGTCCAGGTGTCGGCACCGCCGCGCAGCGTGCCGACGAGCGGGGAATCATCCTGCGGTGGCAGCGGCTCGAAACTCAGCGCATCAAAGCACGCGCTGCCCTTCCCGCCTTCGCCACTGGCGAGCGTGAACTCAAGCTTCGCGCTCTTGCGCAGTTCGGTCTCCGGCGACGGGCCCCACGCTTTCGCGATGTGTCGCTTCTTGAAGCGCATCGCGGCCCACTCGGTGGGCAATGCAAACTTCGACCTCACCACCCACCACACGTTGTCCCCGCTCGCATCCACGAGCTTGAACTGGAAGTCGTTCTTCGGGCCGTCGCCTCGCAGCCTGAAGTCGAAGGCGTAGTTGCCCGGGTACTCCAGCGGGATCGCCTTCTGCAGGCCGACGTACCCCGACACGCCGTGGAAGTCGTAGTCCAGGCACGTGGCCTGGCCATCGCTGCGCAACGTGCCCGTCACCTGGTCGGAGGCGATGACCTTCCAGCCCTGGGTGGAATCGAACGCGTCCAGCACCCGGGCCTGCGCGCACGCCAGCAACGGCAGCGCGCACAACACCCCCGCGATCCATCGCCTCATCCCTTCACGCTCCCGACCAGCAAACCCTGCAGGTAGTAGCGCTGCAGCATCAGGAACAGCACCAGCACCGGCACGATCGTCACCACCGAACCGGCCATCATCAGTTCGTTGTCCTGCACGTGCTCGCGCGAGAGCGTGGCGAGCGCAACGGGCAGCGTCTGCATGCTTTGGTCGCCCAGCACGATCAGCGGCCACATGAAGTCGTTCCATGCGCCGAGGAAGGCGAAGACCGCCAGCGTCACCAGGATCGGGCGCAAGGCCGGCAACACCACCTGGAAGAAGATGCGCAGCTCGCCGGCACCGTCGATGCGCGCGGCCTCCAGCAGTTCATCGGGCAACGAGCGTGCGTATTGCCGGACGAGGAAGATGCCGAAGATGCCCGCCAGCCCCGGCACCATCGCACCGAAGTAGGTGTTCACGAGCCCCATCTGCTTGAGCAGCAGGAACAGCGGCATCATCGCGACCTGCGCGGGGATCACCAGCGCGGCGAGCAGCGCGCGGAACGTACGCTCGCGGCCGCGGAACTTCAGTTTCGCGAACGCGTAGCCCGCCAGCGTGTTGAGCAGCACCGAAATCAGCGTCACGCCCGTGGCGATGAGCGTGCTGTTCAACAGGTAGGTGCCCATGCCGGCACGCAGGAACAACTCGCGGTAGTTGTGCAACGTCGGGTTCGACGGCCACCACGGCGGCGGGAAGTGGCTCGCTTCGCCGGGCTGCATGATGGACACCGCGAGCATCCAGAACAAGGGCGCGAGACTGATCGCCGCCAGGCCGATCAGCGCGCCGTTGACCATCGCCAGCGCGAGCGGATTGCGCTTCATTCCACGCCCCGCTTGCGTGCGAACCACAACAGTCCGCTCGTCGCCGCCGTCATCAGCAGGAACAGCAGAAACGCCACTGCGGACGCGTTGCCGAGGTTCCACCACTTGAAGCCCTCCTCGTACATCATGTACAGCACGCTCACCGTGCTTTGCAGCGGGCCGCCGAGCGTCATGACGTAGGGTTCGGCGAAGAGCTGGAAGTAGCCCGCCATCGTGAGGATGCCGACCAACAGCATCACCGGCCCGAGCATCGGCAGCGTGACGTGCACGAACTGCTTCCACCACGAGGCGCCATCGATGCGCGCGGCTTCGTACAGGTCTTCCGGGATCGCCTGCAGCCCCGCGAGGAAGATGATCATGTTGTAGCCGAAGTTCTTCCACACGGCGAACAGGATGATCGAGGGCATCGCCCAGTGCGGATCGCCGAACCAGTCGATCGGGTCGATGCCGAGCAGCGACAGACCCCAGTTCATCGCGCCGTAGCGCGTGTGGAACAGATAACGCCAGATCACCGCCACCGCGACCACGGTGGTCACCACCGGCGCGAACAGTGCGGTGCGGAAGAACGGGCGGAAGCGCGCGAGCTTCGAATGCAGGAGCAAGGCCGCACCGAGCGAGACGAAGATCGAGAACGGCACGCCGACCACCACGAAGTACAGCGTGTTGCCCAATGCCTTCCAGAACAACGGATTGCCCAGCAGGCCGATGTAGTTGTCCAGGCCGACGAAGCGCAGGTTGTGCGGGTCGGCGAGCGCGTAGATGTCGAAGTCGGTCAGGCTCAGCGCGAGCGCGGCGACGACCGGCAGCACGAAGAACAGCGCGATCACCAGCAAGGCCGGCGCCGCGAAGGCCCACCCTGCGAGCGAGCGCTTCATCGCGCCCCCTTCGGCATCGTGCCGTGGTCCAGCATCCAGCGGCGCTTCTCGAGGATCTTGTCGGCGCGCCGATCCATCTCGGCCGCGGCTTCGTCGACGTTCAGGCGATCGTTGGCGACGAGTTCGCCGACCAGGCGCATTTCCTCGGAAATGCGTTCCCACTCCGGCACCTTGGGCGTCGGCACCGCACGTTCAAGCTGGTCGCGGAACGCGCGTGCATACGGGTCCTTCGCCAGCGCGGGCGTGGACCAGGGCGAACGGCGCGGCGGCAGGTCGCCGGTGAGCGCGTG comes from Lysobacter sp. KIS68-7 and encodes:
- a CDS encoding carbohydrate ABC transporter permease — translated: MKRNPLALAMVNGALIGLAAISLAPLFWMLAVSIMQPGEASHFPPPWWPSNPTLHNYRELFLRAGMGTYLLNSTLIATGVTLISVLLNTLAGYAFAKLKFRGRERTFRALLAALVIPAQVAMMPLFLLLKQMGLVNTYFGAMVPGLAGIFGIFLVRQYARSLPDELLEAARIDGAGELRIFFQVVLPALRPILVTLAVFAFLGAWNDFMWPLIVLGDQSMQTLPVALATLSREHVQDNELMMAGSVVTIVPVLVLFLMLQRYYLQGLLVGSVKG
- a CDS encoding discoidin domain-containing protein, translated to MRRWIAGVLCALPLLACAQARVLDAFDSTQGWKVIASDQVTGTLRSDGQATCLDYDFHGVSGYVGLQKAIPLEYPGNYAFDFRLRGDGPKNDFQFKLVDASGDNVWWVVRSKFALPTEWAAMRFKKRHIAKAWGPSPETELRKSAKLEFTLASGEGGKGSACFDALSFEPLPPQDDSPLVGTLRGGADTWTYDLGKPRELGGAILRWKEGEGASEYAVSLSDDGKTWRRVYDVHMGDGGEDFIALPEEEARYLRVDATGASNLAPTMTLEAVEVQPLAFSATPNDLLKAIAARAPRGDFPRGFVGEQPYWTIVGIDGGREQGLLGEDGAVEFARGGFSIAPRVGGSNWADMSATQSLQDGYLPIPSVHLSKEGFKLDVTAFAEGTHEQARMIVRYRLTNIGAKAGSTFLVLEVRPWQVNPPSQFLNTAGGFSPIHSLLLEPQLLHVNGEPSVALSQAPHERLTTVYPFVSRHWAGRHPSHAREVEDASGMAMADLTFVVADLAPGASFELSLSAPLGGGVPTPISNEEAERLQAQVAAQWHDKLDRVRITVPKDGQHLVDTLRTALANMAISRVGPRLQPGTRSYSRAWIRDGAMIGEGLLRLGREDIAKDFLRWYAPYQFDSGKVPCCVDDRGADPVPENDSQGELIYLVAEVYRYTRDRALLEAMWPHVQGAVKYMDALRASERTEENRAKNPAFYGLMPASISHEGYSAKPMHSYWDDFWALRGYKDAVEIAQWLGHDDDAKRFAASRDQFRDDLYASLRTAMEQKKIDFLPGSAELGDFDATSTTIALAPGGEQQHLPKDALLATFERYWREFDQRARGQRAWKDYTPYELRTIGTLVRLGWRDRAHSALDFFFADQQPRGWNQWAEVVSHTPRKPFFVGDLPHAWVASDYVRSALDLFAYERGDAIVLAAGIPERWLEGEGVAIDGLRTTSGPLAYTLRADAKTVHLAITQGTPPPGGFIFEWGGKETRITHVPATLALPR
- a CDS encoding sugar ABC transporter permease, which gives rise to MKRSLAGWAFAAPALLVIALFFVLPVVAALALSLTDFDIYALADPHNLRFVGLDNYIGLLGNPLFWKALGNTLYFVVVGVPFSIFVSLGAALLLHSKLARFRPFFRTALFAPVVTTVVAVAVIWRYLFHTRYGAMNWGLSLLGIDPIDWFGDPHWAMPSIILFAVWKNFGYNMIIFLAGLQAIPEDLYEAARIDGASWWKQFVHVTLPMLGPVMLLVGILTMAGYFQLFAEPYVMTLGGPLQSTVSVLYMMYEEGFKWWNLGNASAVAFLLFLLMTAATSGLLWFARKRGVE